DNA sequence from the Streptomyces sp. HUAS 15-9 genome:
CGCACGGAGTTCCCGGGACGTGGCTTCGTACGGGCCCTGGTGACCCTGCCCCTGGTCCTCCCCCCGGTGGTGGGCGGTGTGGCCCTGCTCCTCGGGCTCGGTCGCAACGGCATCGTCGGCCAGTGGCTGGACTCCTGGTTCGGGATCACGCTGCCGTTCACCACGGCGGGGGTCGTGGTCGCGGAGGCCTTCGTCGCGATGCCGTTCCTCGTGATCAGCGTCGAGGGCACGCTGCGCGCCGCCGACCCGCGCTTCGAGGAGGCGGCCACCACCCTGGGTGCCTCCCGCTTCACCGCGTTCCGCCGCGTCACCCTGCCCCTGATCGCCCCCGGCATCGCCGCGGGCTCCGTCCTGGCCTGGGCACGCGCGCTCGGTGAGTTCGGCGCCACCATCACCTTCGCGGGCAACTTCCCCGGCCGCACCCAGACCATGCCGCTGGCCGTCTACCTCGCCCTGCAGAACGACCCGGAGGCGGCCATCGCCCTCAGCCTGGTGCTGCTGACCGTGTCGATCGCGGTCCTGGCGGGACTGCGCGACCGCTGGCTGACGACGTCGTGATCCACACAGACCGCCGTACGATCGTGTCCGAACGCACCACCACGGCCGCAAGCGGCACCAGTACGGCTCCCACCGGCCCCAGCCCCCGTACGAACACGTCCGACGCCGCGCCGCGCCGCACCCGACGGACGGCCGTCAATCCGCTCGACCCCTGGATGTGCGCCCCATGACCGACATCGACGACACCGCCGCCGGCCTCGTCACCGAAGGCGTCCGCGGTGACGGGCTCGACGCACGGCTCGTCGTCGACCGGGGTTCCTTCCGCCTCGACGTGACGCTGGCCGCCGCCCCGGGCGACGTGGTCGCGCTGCTGGGTCCGAACGGCGCCGGCAAGACCACGGCCCTGCGGGCGCTCGCCGGTCTCGTCCGGCTCACGGGCGGGCATCTGCGGCTGGACGGCACCTCGCTGGACCGTACGCCCCCGGAGTCCCGTCCGGTCGGCGTCGTCTTCCAGGACTATCTGCTCTTCCCCCATCTGTCGGCCCTGGACAACGTGGCCTTCGGCCCGCGCTGCCAGGGCGCGACCAAGGCCGAGGCCCGCGCGCAGGCCGCCGCCTGGCTCAAGCGCATGGGCCTGGCCGAGCACGCCGGTGCCAAGCCCCGCCGCCTCTCCGGCGGCCAGGCACAGCGCGTCGCCCTGGCCCGCGCCCTGGCCACCCACCCCCGGCTGCTGCTCCTGGACGAGCCGCTCGCCGCCCTCGACGCCCGCACCCGCCTGGAGGTGCGCGCCCAACTCCGCCGCCATCTGGCCGACTTCGAGGCGGTCGCCGTTCTGGTGACCCACGATCCGCTGGACGCGATGGTGCTCGCCGACCGGCTCGTCGTGATCGAGCACGGCCGTGTGGTTCAGGAGGGCTCCCCCGCCGACATCGCCCGCCGTCCGCGCACGGACTACATCGCGCAGCTGGTCGGTCTGAACCTCTACAAGGGCACCGCCGACGGCCACACGGTCCGCCTGGACGCCGGTCCCGCCATCACGACCACGGAGGACCTCACCGGATCGGTCTTCGTGGCGTTCCCGCCCGGTGCCGTCACCCTCTACCGGGACCGCCCCACCGGATCCAGCGCCCGCAACCTGTGGCGCTGCGAGGTCGCCGGTCTGGAGACCCACGGC
Encoded proteins:
- a CDS encoding ABC transporter permease, whose amino-acid sequence is MTPLDKTGAADTLTGGPQRRRGRTGGTGRGVPLPLLLPGVLALAFLLLPLVALLVRAPWSSIPDQLTSPEVWQALQLSLISATAATAVSLILGVPLAWLLARTEFPGRGFVRALVTLPLVLPPVVGGVALLLGLGRNGIVGQWLDSWFGITLPFTTAGVVVAEAFVAMPFLVISVEGTLRAADPRFEEAATTLGASRFTAFRRVTLPLIAPGIAAGSVLAWARALGEFGATITFAGNFPGRTQTMPLAVYLALQNDPEAAIALSLVLLTVSIAVLAGLRDRWLTTS
- a CDS encoding ABC transporter ATP-binding protein produces the protein MTDIDDTAAGLVTEGVRGDGLDARLVVDRGSFRLDVTLAAAPGDVVALLGPNGAGKTTALRALAGLVRLTGGHLRLDGTSLDRTPPESRPVGVVFQDYLLFPHLSALDNVAFGPRCQGATKAEARAQAAAWLKRMGLAEHAGAKPRRLSGGQAQRVALARALATHPRLLLLDEPLAALDARTRLEVRAQLRRHLADFEAVAVLVTHDPLDAMVLADRLVVIEHGRVVQEGSPADIARRPRTDYIAQLVGLNLYKGTADGHTVRLDAGPAITTTEDLTGSVFVAFPPGAVTLYRDRPTGSSARNLWRCEVAGLETHGDQIRADLTGDLPLAADLTTVAATELDLHPGAAVWATIKATQTHAYPA